One Aegilops tauschii subsp. strangulata cultivar AL8/78 chromosome 7, Aet v6.0, whole genome shotgun sequence genomic window carries:
- the LOC109736520 gene encoding uncharacterized protein, with amino-acid sequence MDIDQDKCTLTVVGTVDPVRLLQCLRKSCFAAVIISVADDKPKEPEKKKDPCQEACEKACKDKCEMACKEACCKKKCEMATCNEACCKKKCVMITCNEACCKKKCDMATCNEACCKKVTPSCYPSRCTPGCDSSPCGLPSCRFYIYGCVVRKPPLGHGCNKGRSRGLRGECGIQ; translated from the coding sequence ATGGACATTGACCAGGACAAGTGCACGCTGACGGTGGTCGGCACCGTTGATCCGGTGCGGCTCCTGCAGTGTCTCAGGAAGTCGTGCTTCGCCGCAGTTATCATCAGCGTCGCAGACGACAAGCCAAAGGAGCCAGAGAAGAAGAAGGACCCCTGCCAGGAGGCCTGCGAGAAGGCCTGCAAGGACAAGTGCGAGATGGCTTGCAAGGAGGCGTGCTGCAAGAAGAAGTGCGAGATGGCTACTTGCAATGAGGCGTGCTGCAAGAAGAAGTGCGTGATGATTACTTGCAACGAGGCGTGCTGCAAGAAGAAGTGCGACATGGCTACTTGCAATGAGGCGTGCTGCAAGAAGGTGACGCCGTCCTGCTACCCGTCCCGCTGCACGCCGGGCTGCGACTCCAGCCCCTGTGGCCTGCCCAGCTGCCGCTTCTACATCTACGGCTGCGTCGTGCGCAAGCCGCCACTGGGACACGGCTGCAACAAGGGGAGGTCACGCGGACTCAGAGGAGAATGCGGCATCCAGTAG